A part of Marinifilum sp. JC120 genomic DNA contains:
- the rpsR gene encoding 30S ribosomal protein S18, which translates to MAFKRKFTPKRKFCRFCADKNLPLDYKRPDILKDFVTERGKIIARRITGTCAKHQRRLTTEIKRSRQMALMHYTTVHSTDVKKKSI; encoded by the coding sequence ATGGCGTTCAAAAGAAAATTCACACCCAAAAGAAAGTTCTGCCGCTTCTGCGCGGATAAGAACCTTCCTCTCGATTATAAACGTCCTGACATTCTCAAGGACTTCGTAACCGAACGCGGCAAAATTATTGCTCGCAGAATCACCGGTACATGCGCTAAGCATCAGCGTCGTCTGACCACTGAAATCAAACGTTCAAGACAGATGGCACTCATGCACTACACTACTGTGCATAGCACCGATGTTAAGAAAAAGAGTATCTAG
- a CDS encoding 30S ribosomal protein S6 produces the protein MLRKYEALLLLSPELASDNRKELVEGLIAIIDREGGKMDEIDDWGSRQLAYPVQNQTRGYYVRLVFEAPGPLVAELERNIRITDGIFKFVTVKLDETAKAEEA, from the coding sequence ATGCTCAGAAAGTATGAAGCACTGTTGCTTTTGAGCCCTGAACTTGCGAGCGACAATCGCAAGGAACTCGTTGAAGGACTCATCGCAATCATCGACCGCGAAGGCGGCAAAATGGATGAGATCGACGATTGGGGTTCCCGCCAGTTGGCTTACCCTGTCCAGAACCAGACTCGTGGATACTATGTCCGCCTCGTATTCGAAGCACCCGGCCCGCTGGTTGCAGAACTCGAGCGCAACATTCGTATCACCGATGGAATCTTCAAGTTCGTAACTGTTAAACTTGATGAAACCGCAAAGGCAGAGGAGGCTTAA
- the dnaB gene encoding replicative DNA helicase, which produces MQKQKQKRKSGSDYNSGGASNDASSDLLRKVPPHNLEAEQAVLGGVFLSNTIFNDLVDIVKSDAFYSPAHQEIFRAFEDLYGRNAPIDLITVSEYLTAKGTIDSVGGPVYLAELANSVVSSANALHHAEIVAEKGIQRSLIDTAANIINESFEAQDVKELLDHSEQAIFDITDSKKTTTIKGSKALIQEVFQDLENRVAQKSLVTGITTTYHKFDEMTAGLQNSDLIIIAGRPSMGKTAFALNVAMRAALHSGVTTAVFSLEMAMGQLMTRMLACHGKVDLSRLRTGQLDDEDWTKLYDAAQDLTEAPIFIDDTPAISTMELRARCRRLKSQHNLGLVMVDYLQLMRSSARVDSREQEISDISRTLKALAKELNIPVIALSQLNRKVEERTDKRPMMSDLRESGAIEQDADIILFLYREDFYNKKEDKPITNTAEVIIGKQRNGPTGIVELAFFGPYTSFENLAAEPYPSEYDDE; this is translated from the coding sequence ATGCAGAAGCAGAAGCAGAAGCGTAAATCAGGCTCAGACTACAATTCGGGCGGAGCGTCTAACGACGCTTCGTCCGATCTTTTGCGTAAAGTCCCGCCTCACAACCTCGAAGCAGAACAGGCCGTTCTCGGTGGTGTCTTTTTAAGTAACACCATATTCAACGACCTCGTTGATATCGTCAAATCCGACGCATTCTATTCCCCTGCCCATCAGGAAATTTTCCGGGCCTTTGAAGATCTCTATGGTCGAAATGCGCCCATTGATCTGATCACTGTCAGTGAATATCTTACTGCTAAAGGTACAATTGATTCAGTAGGCGGCCCTGTGTATTTAGCAGAACTTGCCAACTCTGTTGTCAGTTCCGCAAATGCCCTGCACCATGCTGAAATTGTCGCTGAAAAAGGCATCCAGCGCAGCCTTATCGATACAGCTGCCAATATCATTAATGAAAGCTTTGAAGCTCAGGATGTCAAAGAACTTCTGGATCATTCCGAGCAAGCCATCTTTGATATCACTGACTCTAAAAAGACTACCACTATTAAAGGTAGTAAAGCTCTCATTCAGGAAGTATTTCAAGATCTTGAGAATAGAGTTGCGCAAAAATCGCTTGTTACCGGCATAACCACCACTTATCACAAATTTGATGAGATGACTGCGGGGCTGCAAAACTCCGATTTGATCATCATCGCCGGTCGTCCCAGTATGGGTAAAACAGCTTTTGCCCTGAACGTAGCCATGCGCGCCGCACTTCATTCCGGGGTCACTACTGCTGTATTTTCCCTTGAAATGGCAATGGGACAGCTTATGACCCGTATGCTCGCCTGTCACGGAAAGGTTGACCTTTCCCGTCTTAGAACAGGACAGCTGGATGACGAAGACTGGACCAAGCTCTATGACGCTGCTCAAGACTTGACAGAAGCACCCATTTTTATTGATGATACTCCCGCGATTTCCACCATGGAACTACGCGCAAGATGCAGGCGTTTGAAATCCCAGCACAACCTCGGGCTGGTAATGGTAGATTACCTGCAACTTATGCGCTCAAGTGCGCGTGTCGACTCTCGTGAACAGGAAATTTCTGATATTTCACGAACACTTAAAGCACTGGCCAAAGAACTGAACATCCCAGTTATTGCCCTGTCGCAGCTTAACCGTAAAGTTGAAGAACGTACCGACAAACGACCAATGATGTCCGACCTGCGTGAGTCCGGTGCGATCGAGCAGGATGCAGATATTATTCTCTTCCTTTACCGTGAAGATTTCTACAACAAAAAAGAAGACAAACCTATCACCAATACTGCGGAAGTTATTATCGGTAAGCAGCGTAACGGCCCTACTGGTATTGTTGAATTGGCCTTTTTCGGCCCGTATACATCCTTTGAAAACCTCGCTGCTGAGCCATATCCGTCAGAATATGACGATGAATAA
- a CDS encoding DUF456 domain-containing protein encodes MITALAVLVILLMLCSLALHIFGLPANWLILALVAGWKFYQPETMTWNFIIILGIIALVGEILEFVAQYFGGKKYGATGRGNIGAFIGAIGGAILGAPFFFGLGALPGALLGSFGGCLVLELTHGRSFVEAKHSAYGAFWGKAFGMALKISLGVWMFAMSIPKIWPG; translated from the coding sequence ATGATTACTGCATTGGCAGTTCTAGTCATTCTGCTTATGCTGTGCTCGCTGGCACTGCATATTTTCGGGCTTCCGGCTAACTGGCTTATTTTGGCTCTTGTTGCCGGGTGGAAATTCTATCAGCCCGAAACAATGACTTGGAACTTCATCATAATTCTAGGTATTATCGCTCTTGTGGGTGAAATTCTTGAATTCGTGGCCCAATATTTTGGGGGCAAGAAATACGGCGCAACCGGACGCGGCAATATTGGCGCATTCATAGGAGCCATCGGTGGAGCGATCCTCGGAGCACCATTCTTTTTCGGTCTCGGTGCCCTGCCCGGTGCGCTACTCGGTTCTTTCGGCGGTTGCCTTGTCCTCGAGCTAACCCACGGCAGAAGCTTTGTCGAAGCCAAACATTCCGCATATGGTGCGTTCTGGGGCAAAGCCTTCGGCATGGCGCTCAAGATCAGCCTCGGCGTCTGGATGTTCGCCATGAGTATACCTAAAATTTGGCCCGGTTAA
- a CDS encoding enoyl-ACP reductase, translated as MLLKGKKALIFGVANKKSIAYGIAKQFKEQGAELAFSYVNDAIKKRVEPISEELGGAFTFQCDVQSDESVAASVAEVKEQWGDIDILIHSVAFANRDDLKKRYIETSRDGFHLAMDVSAYSLVSLCNAYEGIIKPGGSVMAMTYLGSNRVITNYNVMGVAKATLEASVRYLAVDLGEKNVRINAISAGPIKTLAASGISSFKDIFRHIEERAPLKRNVTTDDVGRTAVYFASDLSAGVTGETHFVDCGYNILGI; from the coding sequence ATGCTTCTGAAAGGTAAAAAAGCACTGATTTTCGGTGTTGCTAACAAAAAAAGCATTGCTTATGGCATCGCCAAGCAGTTTAAAGAACAGGGAGCCGAACTGGCTTTCAGCTATGTAAACGACGCCATCAAGAAACGCGTTGAACCCATCAGCGAAGAACTGGGCGGTGCGTTCACTTTCCAGTGTGACGTGCAGAGCGATGAAAGCGTCGCTGCTTCCGTTGCAGAAGTAAAAGAACAGTGGGGAGATATTGATATACTCATCCACTCCGTTGCTTTCGCTAACCGTGATGACCTCAAGAAAAGATACATCGAAACCTCCCGCGACGGCTTCCACCTCGCTATGGACGTTTCTGCTTATTCACTGGTCAGCCTCTGTAATGCATATGAAGGTATCATCAAGCCCGGCGGTTCCGTTATGGCTATGACTTACCTCGGCTCAAACAGGGTAATCACCAACTACAATGTAATGGGTGTAGCCAAAGCTACCCTTGAAGCCAGCGTACGTTACCTTGCCGTAGATCTCGGCGAGAAGAATGTCCGTATCAATGCCATCAGCGCAGGCCCCATCAAGACCCTGGCTGCTTCCGGCATCTCAAGCTTTAAGGACATCTTCAGACACATCGAAGAAAGAGCACCGCTCAAACGCAACGTAACCACTGATGATGTCGGTAGAACTGCTGTCTACTTCGCATCCGACCTTTCCGCTGGTGTTACCGGAGAAACCCACTTCGTTGATTGCGGTTACAATATTCTGGGAATTTAA
- a CDS encoding phenylacetate--CoA ligase gives MYFHEAETLERGKLEELQVQRLKKTIELAANSPYYSEVFKKNSIDPSIIKTADDVTKLPFTTKDDLRSQYPYGLLTQSLDNFVRLHASSGTTGTPTAVLYTQKDLDTWADLMARSMYAVGVRKSDVLQNMSGYGLFTGGLGIHYGSERLGCLTVPAGAGNTKRQIKLIRDFNVTALHIIPSFALYFAAKVREEGYDPAEMPWKVALIGAEPHTEHTRRKIEELMHIKAYNSYGLSEMNGPGVAFECTEQAGMHVWEDSYIAEIINPETGEHVAEGEVGELVMTTLTREGMPIIRYRTRDLTRFIPGQCKCGRTSRRIDRIMGRADDMLILKGVNIYPMQIEKIIMGIPEVGQNYLIELIKEGLMDQIRVKVEIKEEHFIEDMRALQGIQKKIAGMLRDEILITPRVELVQHNSIPKTEGKAVRVVDLRDEE, from the coding sequence ATGTATTTTCATGAAGCCGAAACCCTTGAAAGGGGCAAACTGGAAGAACTTCAAGTTCAAAGACTGAAAAAAACCATCGAGCTGGCTGCAAATTCTCCGTATTATAGTGAAGTTTTCAAAAAGAACAGCATTGATCCATCCATCATCAAAACAGCTGATGATGTAACCAAGCTTCCCTTCACCACCAAAGATGACCTGCGCTCTCAGTATCCCTACGGATTGCTGACCCAGTCGCTGGATAATTTTGTACGTCTGCACGCTTCTTCCGGTACTACCGGAACGCCCACCGCAGTCCTCTACACCCAAAAAGACCTTGATACATGGGCCGACCTCATGGCCCGTTCCATGTACGCAGTCGGTGTACGCAAAAGCGATGTACTCCAGAATATGTCCGGTTACGGCCTGTTCACCGGGGGACTCGGTATTCATTACGGTTCCGAACGTCTCGGCTGTTTGACCGTACCTGCTGGTGCCGGTAACACCAAGCGTCAGATCAAACTTATCCGCGATTTTAACGTCACCGCCTTGCACATCATTCCATCTTTCGCCCTCTACTTTGCAGCCAAAGTCCGCGAAGAAGGCTACGATCCAGCCGAAATGCCTTGGAAGGTAGCCCTCATCGGAGCTGAGCCGCATACCGAACACACCCGCCGCAAAATCGAAGAGCTGATGCACATCAAAGCCTACAACTCTTACGGCCTGTCTGAAATGAACGGTCCGGGGGTAGCCTTTGAATGTACTGAGCAGGCTGGCATGCATGTCTGGGAAGATTCCTATATCGCCGAAATTATCAACCCCGAAACCGGGGAACACGTTGCTGAAGGCGAAGTCGGCGAACTGGTCATGACTACCCTGACCCGTGAAGGAATGCCCATTATCCGCTACCGTACCCGCGACCTGACCCGTTTCATTCCCGGTCAGTGTAAATGCGGCCGTACCTCACGGCGCATCGACCGCATCATGGGCCGCGCTGATGACATGCTCATCCTCAAAGGCGTGAACATCTATCCCATGCAAATCGAAAAAATCATTATGGGCATCCCCGAAGTGGGCCAGAATTACCTCATTGAGTTGATCAAAGAAGGTCTCATGGATCAGATCAGGGTCAAGGTGGAAATCAAGGAAGAACATTTTATCGAAGATATGCGGGCATTGCAGGGTATCCAGAAAAAGATCGCCGGAATGCTCCGCGATGAAATCCTCATCACCCCAAGAGTTGAACTGGTGCAACATAACTCCATTCCCAAAACGGAAGGCAAGGCTGTGCGCGTTGTGGATCTCAGGGACGAGGAATAA
- a CDS encoding phosphoribosylaminoimidazolesuccinocarboxamide synthase has translation MSKHVVETDIKELKLLSRGKVRDIYEVDENKLLLVTTDRISAYDVIMPNPIDDKGKILNQITLFWMDMFKDIVPNHLIASKVDDYPEVLHKYRNQLEGRSVLVKKAKPLPIECIVRGYITGSGWKDYQNTGEVCGHKLPEGLKESEMLEQPLFTPSTKAELGEHDENISVEKATEMLGKELFDKVQEATLSIYKRGRDYAREKGIIIADTKFEFGIYDGELIIIDEVLTPDSSRFWPVEGYEAGKSQPSFDKQFLRDWLTEIKFNKQPPAPEVPEEIATKTRDKYMEAFTLLTESELDA, from the coding sequence ATGTCCAAACATGTTGTTGAAACTGATATCAAAGAACTGAAACTTCTCTCACGCGGTAAAGTCCGCGATATTTATGAAGTGGATGAGAACAAGCTTCTGCTGGTTACCACCGATAGAATATCTGCTTATGACGTCATCATGCCCAATCCCATTGACGATAAGGGTAAAATCCTGAACCAGATCACCCTCTTCTGGATGGACATGTTTAAAGACATCGTTCCCAACCATTTGATCGCCTCTAAAGTGGATGACTATCCTGAAGTTCTCCACAAATACCGCAATCAGTTGGAAGGACGTTCCGTACTGGTCAAAAAAGCCAAGCCCCTGCCCATCGAGTGCATTGTGCGCGGCTACATCACCGGTTCCGGCTGGAAGGATTACCAGAACACCGGCGAAGTCTGCGGCCACAAACTACCAGAAGGACTCAAAGAATCCGAAATGCTGGAGCAGCCGCTCTTCACCCCCTCCACCAAGGCGGAGCTGGGCGAACACGATGAAAACATTTCCGTAGAAAAAGCCACCGAAATGCTTGGCAAAGAACTTTTTGATAAAGTTCAGGAAGCCACCCTTTCAATTTACAAGCGTGGTCGTGACTATGCTCGTGAAAAAGGAATCATCATTGCCGATACCAAATTTGAATTCGGAATCTATGATGGCGAACTGATCATCATTGATGAAGTACTGACCCCGGATTCCTCTCGTTTCTGGCCTGTTGAAGGCTACGAAGCAGGAAAATCCCAGCCCAGCTTTGACAAACAGTTCCTGCGTGACTGGCTGACTGAAATCAAATTCAACAAGCAGCCCCCGGCTCCCGAAGTACCCGAAGAAATCGCAACCAAAACCCGCGATAAGTACATGGAAGCGTTCACCCTCTTGACTGAATCAGAACTTGACGCTTAA
- a CDS encoding transporter: MRTKFTACFSVLIVLMGLAIVPGFSSKAEAAGFAIYEWGARGNALGGAMIAKADDPSAIAWNPAGITQLDGTHIQAGVAMISPMMDLTTTYNGVSTKNSGTNNVFFPPNAYITHQINDNLWLGVGTFTRFGLGTEFDEKWSGRYASYNTAIESYSFNPNLAYKFNEYVSIAGGLEFMKVRADLRKKLDASTLKDPTTYTFDVDQRILVNGFTPGVNAAIHITPNDQWSIGLSWRSKMSHRASGSASYVVSPGAAALAPGSFTDSDVKMTMKTPHMFFGGIEYKPLKNLNFEFDAIWSMWSDYSHLTYEFEKITAIGQTSVEVPKKWNDVWRFQFGVEYLPIEDLALRVGYFYDQSPIPDGYIDYMLPTSDRQNLSFGIGWKYESFKIDAAYNYLWMKDRTIDARPAEGILDTEISNSRTHIVSLDMGFEF, translated from the coding sequence ATGAGGACCAAGTTTACAGCATGTTTCAGCGTGCTAATCGTTTTAATGGGATTGGCAATAGTCCCCGGATTCAGCAGTAAAGCTGAAGCAGCAGGTTTTGCTATCTACGAGTGGGGAGCTCGTGGTAACGCACTTGGTGGAGCCATGATAGCAAAGGCTGACGATCCATCTGCCATTGCATGGAACCCTGCCGGTATAACTCAGTTGGACGGGACCCATATTCAAGCCGGTGTAGCCATGATCTCTCCCATGATGGATCTGACCACCACCTACAATGGCGTTTCCACAAAAAACAGTGGTACCAATAACGTTTTCTTCCCGCCGAATGCATACATCACACACCAGATTAATGATAACCTCTGGCTGGGTGTCGGTACATTTACCCGCTTTGGACTTGGAACCGAGTTCGACGAAAAGTGGTCCGGCAGATATGCATCCTACAATACAGCAATTGAAAGTTACTCTTTCAACCCAAACCTCGCATATAAATTTAACGAGTACGTATCTATTGCGGGTGGTCTTGAATTTATGAAGGTCCGCGCCGACCTCAGAAAGAAGCTTGATGCTTCTACCCTAAAGGACCCTACAACATACACTTTTGATGTAGACCAGCGCATCCTCGTTAACGGCTTCACCCCCGGCGTAAACGCTGCTATCCACATTACACCCAATGACCAATGGTCCATCGGTCTTTCCTGGCGCAGTAAAATGAGCCATAGAGCTTCCGGGTCTGCAAGCTACGTTGTTTCTCCCGGAGCCGCAGCCCTAGCGCCCGGATCCTTCACGGATTCAGACGTCAAAATGACCATGAAGACCCCACATATGTTTTTCGGCGGAATTGAATATAAACCGTTAAAAAATCTTAACTTTGAATTCGACGCCATCTGGTCTATGTGGAGTGACTACAGCCACTTGACTTACGAATTCGAAAAAATAACCGCCATCGGACAGACATCAGTAGAAGTTCCTAAAAAATGGAATGACGTTTGGAGATTCCAGTTCGGTGTTGAATATCTGCCCATTGAAGACCTTGCTCTCAGAGTTGGTTACTTCTATGACCAGAGCCCCATCCCCGATGGCTACATTGACTACATGCTGCCTACCAGTGACCGCCAGAACCTTTCTTTCGGTATTGGCTGGAAGTATGAAAGCTTCAAAATCGATGCTGCCTACAACTACCTCTGGATGAAAGACCGCACCATCGACGCAAGACCGGCTGAAGGTATCCTCGATACTGAAATCAGCAACTCCCGCACCCACATTGTAAGTTTGGATATGGGATTTGAATTCTAA
- a CDS encoding 50S ribosomal protein L9 encodes MKLILRADVDALGSLGDIVSVKAGYGRNYLIPQGLAMPASEANLKQFDLEKRKLQEMADNLRTQAEGLRDRLAEVEVNIEVRVGEGEKLYGSVTAVNIADALAEMDFEIDRRKILLSDPIRSLGEYDIEIKLHPEVRGEVKLVVAKVGGPVEEEPAEEVEAPAETEAPVAEADAEAEAEA; translated from the coding sequence ATGAAACTTATTTTACGTGCCGATGTAGACGCTCTGGGTAGTCTTGGAGATATCGTATCCGTTAAAGCCGGTTATGGCCGCAACTACCTGATTCCTCAGGGTCTGGCCATGCCTGCTTCCGAAGCTAACCTCAAGCAGTTCGACCTTGAGAAAAGAAAGCTTCAGGAAATGGCTGATAATCTCCGCACTCAGGCAGAAGGTCTCAGAGACAGACTGGCTGAAGTTGAAGTTAACATTGAAGTTCGTGTCGGTGAAGGCGAAAAACTGTACGGTTCCGTAACCGCAGTTAACATCGCTGACGCTCTCGCAGAAATGGATTTCGAAATCGACCGCAGAAAAATCCTGCTGTCCGATCCTATCCGTTCCCTCGGTGAGTACGACATCGAAATTAAACTCCACCCCGAAGTTCGCGGTGAAGTTAAACTGGTTGTTGCCAAAGTTGGCGGACCGGTTGAAGAAGAGCCCGCAGAAGAGGTTGAAGCACCCGCTGAAACCGAAGCACCCGTAGCGGAAGCAGATGCAGAAGCAGAAGCAGAAGCGTAA
- a CDS encoding TlyA family RNA methyltransferase, with protein MAKKERADQMLFSQGHSETQEQAKRMIMAGQAHYLKDGQKIPVTKPGMQLDQDLEIVVKGRDRFVSRGGYKLLTAIEELGLDPKGKVALDAGASTGGFTDCMLQFGALRVYAADVGYGQLHWKLQQDERVTNLERINLRHAEEDLIPEKIDLAVCDVSFISLTKILPALVRFLKEKGEIVCLIKPQFEVAPGQTDKGVVHDESLRQQTVDRIVNFASTELGLHLKGLVPSSIKGPKGNQEYLAYFIR; from the coding sequence GTGGCAAAGAAGGAACGCGCAGACCAGATGCTGTTCTCCCAAGGCCACTCAGAAACTCAAGAACAGGCTAAGCGCATGATTATGGCCGGACAGGCCCACTACCTTAAGGACGGACAAAAAATTCCGGTCACTAAACCTGGAATGCAGTTGGATCAGGACCTTGAAATCGTAGTCAAAGGCCGCGACCGCTTTGTCAGCCGTGGCGGTTACAAGCTACTAACCGCTATTGAAGAACTCGGCCTTGACCCCAAAGGTAAAGTGGCTCTTGATGCAGGCGCTTCCACCGGGGGGTTTACCGACTGCATGCTTCAATTCGGAGCTCTTCGTGTGTATGCCGCGGATGTGGGCTACGGACAACTGCATTGGAAATTGCAACAGGATGAACGGGTTACCAACCTTGAGCGCATAAACCTGCGCCATGCAGAGGAAGACCTGATCCCGGAAAAAATTGATCTTGCCGTCTGCGATGTCTCCTTCATTTCCTTAACAAAAATACTTCCAGCCCTTGTGCGGTTCCTCAAGGAAAAAGGCGAAATCGTCTGCCTGATCAAACCACAATTCGAAGTTGCCCCTGGACAAACCGACAAAGGGGTTGTCCACGATGAATCACTAAGGCAGCAGACAGTGGATAGGATTGTTAATTTCGCATCTACTGAACTGGGCCTTCATTTGAAAGGACTTGTTCCTTCCAGTATTAAAGGGCCCAAAGGAAATCAGGAATATCTTGCGTATTTTATTCGCTAA
- the thrC gene encoding threonine synthase — protein MSLANKFPEYRGKMEYHCLGCNARYDINELHYTCPECGSVFILEDLTFDELKKTSGKEWREIFDARCSTKNDSLHGIFRFYELFAPVMDEDEILYLGEGNTPIVASSDALNAVTGIKTAYKNDGQNPSASFKDRGMACAFSYINTLMNKNSWDEILTVCASTGDTSAAAALYASYMKEGVKSVVILPQGKVTPQQLAQPLGSGAKVLEVPGVFDDCMKVVENLADNYRVALLNSKNSWRILGQESYAFEVAQWYDWDLKDKCIFVPIGNAGNITAIMAGFLKLYELEIITELPRVFGVQSAHADPVYRYYSVKEESEREYKPVKVQASVAQAAMIGNPVSFPRVKHFAEKFEAIGGKKSFQVIQVSEQMIMDSMLLANSHGHIACTQGGECFAGLIRAKELGLINEQESAVLDSTAHQLKFVGFQDMYYQNDFPAEYEVTPDVSRSNKPELVIESTEKEKMSEADYISKAADNVVSMLGLEKK, from the coding sequence ATGAGTCTTGCTAATAAATTTCCTGAATATCGCGGTAAAATGGAATATCATTGTCTGGGTTGCAACGCCCGCTATGACATTAACGAACTGCACTACACCTGCCCTGAATGCGGTTCTGTTTTCATCCTCGAAGACCTGACTTTCGACGAACTAAAAAAAACCAGCGGCAAAGAGTGGCGCGAAATCTTTGATGCTCGCTGCTCCACTAAAAACGACAGCCTGCACGGCATCTTCCGCTTCTACGAACTTTTCGCCCCGGTAATGGACGAAGATGAGATCCTTTACCTCGGGGAAGGCAACACCCCTATTGTTGCATCAAGCGATGCTCTCAATGCTGTAACAGGCATCAAAACCGCATACAAAAATGACGGGCAGAACCCCAGTGCATCTTTTAAAGATCGCGGCATGGCCTGTGCTTTCAGCTACATAAACACACTGATGAACAAAAACAGCTGGGATGAAATCCTGACTGTCTGCGCTTCAACCGGAGACACATCAGCAGCGGCAGCTCTTTATGCCTCGTACATGAAAGAAGGCGTTAAATCTGTTGTTATCCTTCCGCAAGGCAAAGTTACCCCGCAACAGCTTGCTCAGCCTTTGGGCAGTGGAGCCAAGGTTCTGGAAGTTCCCGGTGTATTTGATGACTGCATGAAGGTTGTTGAGAATCTTGCAGACAACTACCGCGTAGCCCTGCTCAACTCTAAAAACTCTTGGAGAATTCTGGGACAGGAATCATATGCCTTTGAAGTTGCCCAGTGGTATGATTGGGATCTCAAAGATAAATGCATTTTCGTTCCCATTGGAAACGCAGGTAACATCACTGCCATCATGGCCGGTTTCCTCAAACTCTACGAGCTGGAAATTATCACCGAACTGCCTCGCGTATTCGGTGTTCAATCCGCCCATGCTGACCCGGTCTACCGCTACTACTCCGTTAAAGAAGAAAGCGAGCGCGAATACAAGCCTGTTAAAGTTCAAGCCTCTGTTGCGCAAGCCGCAATGATTGGTAACCCGGTTTCCTTCCCGCGCGTAAAACATTTCGCTGAAAAATTTGAAGCTATTGGCGGCAAAAAATCATTTCAAGTAATTCAGGTCAGCGAACAGATGATCATGGATTCCATGTTGCTGGCCAACTCCCACGGACACATTGCCTGTACTCAGGGCGGCGAATGTTTTGCCGGACTGATCCGGGCCAAAGAACTGGGACTGATCAACGAGCAAGAAAGTGCTGTGCTGGACTCCACCGCGCACCAGCTCAAATTCGTTGGCTTTCAAGACATGTACTACCAGAACGACTTCCCTGCTGAATATGAAGTGACCCCGGACGTATCCCGCTCCAACAAGCCTGAGCTTGTTATCGAAAGTACTGAAAAAGAAAAAATGTCTGAAGCTGACTACATTTCTAAAGCAGCGGATAACGTTGTTTCCATGCTCGGTCTGGAGAAAAAATAA